A region of Methanomicrobiales archaeon DNA encodes the following proteins:
- a CDS encoding DUF3320 domain-containing protein, translating into MQPYSLDGDSAMAIPEAQIDAIRRRLLDLTQRNRLLNYRPSKARTIPVVDENPREVYDILVLREKAMRFHPRERGEPAADAAAAGTGKGAGEASTAPAEDEEPWQAIAEGDTPPHQTDTLLETPLSADILRERLFTVHNQARTALEEQGYSILYLALGFLEYTDTAGTVRSARAPVLLVPVELERIRAGGTYTLRWTGEEILMNLSLAERLRELDVLLPEFEMPEEKAGIDAYLTAVRDAIVHKPSWRLLAGICLDFFSFTKFVMFRDLDPQTWPEGRSPADHPLLNAVLNPSEEYDAADEFDEKTVDERLPGHAVFHVVDADSSQIAVIEAVNRGANLVVEGPPGTGKSQTITNVIAESLARGKSVLFVSEKMAALQVVKSRLDRAGLGEFCLELHSRKTNKRKVLEELRRTLETDLLREESFEAEIARLEGLKEELNSYVRALAEPIGGRGLSPFQAFCLHERARQQFERAGRSMARISLADPERMAPPEWDAAVAALEGLQGILPLVRPIQENPWRGCTPGLILPPDLDRLRDLLEESAGEIERIREAAALLAELSGCAVPSTPGDLARARTAAALVASAPPLERDVILHPAWRSPPDSVEPLMALVRRYREERDAVLARFRPEILDRDVDALLAEYRAQSSAFLKTLRSGYRAVRREVGSLYAGAVPSDDARILADLAAASECRRLRDAVRQAEPQGRAFFGALWMEEESDCASLQAFADWMAKFRLQLAQGVLTPRAIGILYSGVPRGEIEGCSRLLGQAEERLAAALDALFGTLGTDAERSLGTPCERAAFADLESRIRSWISRLDDLPRWSQYVAFREEALATPAAPLVGAVEEDGIEPDDLVPTFEGSYAEGLLKAAFTERPLLAQFVGERHENRIRRFAASDQESLHWNQCRAMLRLYRSRPRICGGASKESEAGILLREFNRKRGHMPIRRLMSRAGGLIQKIKPCFMMSPLSIAQFLDPRSVCFDLIVFDEASQVRPEDALGAFLRGRQVVVMGDSRQLPPTAFFDRLVEDEEDDGADEIAESILNLCRRSFPRKMLRWHYRSRHESLIAVSNREFYDNRLYVYPSAVDRAEHLGLHLVHLPQTVYDRGRSSANRGEARAVAEAVLDHYRTRPGKSLMVGTFNVRQQTAIREEVERLLRQNPQVEDAMKGIEPFDVKNLETIQGDERDVVFISVGFGFDERGKLSLNFGPLNQAGGERRLNVLITRAREKCVVFSNFRGRDLALDENAPTGLQVLKQFLEYAETGSLAPYGDTGADGETPLETSVYEFLFENGHTLRKQVGCAGFRVDLAVVDPDSPGTYLLGIVCDGARYHTSRVARDRDRLRQQILEGLGWRIHRVWSPDWYRNRKECERRLLEAIEAAKQQKEHPPERSPEPAALPPPAMTMRSGMPETGTMEESVPPYTICDDPGLSPSEDIVSIPEGDLVRAVGRIAEVEGPVHVETAIQRIRTACGTKRLGKKARDAVLAAIARAEAEGAVRLRGEFLWPPTGPNALLRRRDAATGIKLYQICDEEIRAGIELVLQHQFATAEEDLIARTAKLLGIRSVRNGVAERMEAVIGSMVKEGVLEKGQNGTIQRAAPEPPAPPAAENTPDRRDSDDGIRP; encoded by the coding sequence TTGCAGCCGTACTCCCTCGATGGAGACTCCGCCATGGCGATACCCGAAGCCCAGATCGATGCCATCCGCCGGCGGCTGCTGGACCTCACCCAGCGCAACCGCCTCCTGAACTACCGCCCCTCGAAGGCGCGCACCATACCCGTGGTAGACGAGAATCCCCGGGAGGTGTACGACATCCTGGTGCTGCGGGAGAAGGCGATGCGGTTCCACCCGCGGGAGAGAGGGGAGCCAGCCGCCGATGCAGCGGCTGCCGGGACCGGGAAGGGCGCGGGGGAAGCCTCTACCGCCCCGGCGGAGGACGAGGAGCCCTGGCAGGCGATCGCAGAGGGGGATACGCCGCCGCACCAGACCGACACGCTTCTCGAGACGCCGCTCTCCGCCGACATCCTTCGGGAGCGGCTCTTCACCGTTCACAACCAGGCGAGAACAGCCCTCGAAGAGCAGGGCTACAGTATCCTCTACCTCGCCCTGGGATTCCTGGAGTACACCGATACCGCCGGCACCGTCCGCTCCGCCCGGGCTCCCGTGCTGCTCGTCCCCGTCGAGCTGGAGCGCATCCGCGCGGGCGGGACGTATACGCTCCGCTGGACGGGGGAGGAGATCCTCATGAACCTCTCCCTGGCAGAGCGGCTCAGGGAGCTGGATGTGCTCCTGCCCGAGTTCGAGATGCCGGAGGAGAAGGCAGGCATCGACGCCTACCTGACCGCCGTGCGGGACGCGATCGTGCACAAACCCTCCTGGAGGCTGCTCGCCGGGATCTGCCTGGACTTCTTCAGCTTCACCAAGTTCGTCATGTTCCGCGACCTGGACCCGCAGACCTGGCCCGAAGGGCGGTCCCCGGCCGACCACCCCCTGCTGAACGCCGTCCTGAACCCCTCCGAAGAGTACGATGCCGCGGACGAGTTCGACGAGAAAACGGTGGACGAGCGGCTTCCGGGGCACGCGGTCTTCCACGTGGTGGACGCCGACTCGTCCCAGATCGCCGTCATCGAAGCGGTGAACCGCGGGGCGAACCTGGTGGTGGAGGGGCCGCCGGGGACGGGCAAGTCCCAGACCATCACCAACGTCATCGCCGAGAGCCTCGCCCGGGGAAAGAGCGTCCTCTTCGTGAGCGAGAAGATGGCGGCGCTGCAGGTGGTGAAGAGCCGCCTGGACCGCGCCGGCCTGGGGGAGTTCTGCCTGGAGCTGCACAGCCGCAAGACGAACAAGCGGAAGGTGCTCGAGGAGCTGCGCCGCACCCTGGAGACCGATCTTCTGCGCGAGGAGTCCTTCGAGGCCGAGATCGCGCGGCTGGAAGGACTCAAAGAGGAGTTGAACAGCTACGTGCGGGCGCTGGCCGAACCGATCGGCGGGCGGGGACTCTCGCCGTTCCAGGCCTTCTGCCTGCATGAACGGGCGCGGCAGCAATTCGAGCGGGCAGGAAGGAGCATGGCACGGATCTCCCTGGCGGATCCGGAGCGCATGGCGCCGCCCGAATGGGACGCCGCGGTCGCCGCCCTGGAGGGGCTGCAGGGCATCCTGCCCCTCGTCCGCCCTATCCAGGAGAACCCCTGGCGGGGCTGCACCCCGGGGCTGATCCTACCCCCGGACCTGGACCGCCTGCGGGATCTGCTGGAAGAGAGCGCGGGCGAGATAGAGCGGATCCGGGAGGCGGCGGCGCTCCTGGCCGAACTGTCGGGCTGCGCCGTGCCCTCGACACCGGGGGATCTTGCACGGGCGCGCACGGCCGCCGCCCTCGTCGCCTCGGCGCCGCCGCTCGAGCGGGACGTCATTCTGCACCCGGCCTGGAGGAGCCCGCCCGATTCGGTGGAGCCGCTCATGGCGCTGGTCCGGCGGTACCGGGAGGAGCGCGATGCAGTCCTGGCACGGTTCCGCCCGGAGATCCTGGATCGGGACGTGGATGCCCTGCTGGCCGAGTACCGGGCCCAGTCGTCTGCGTTCCTGAAGACGCTGCGATCGGGCTACCGTGCGGTCCGGCGGGAGGTGGGCAGCCTCTACGCCGGTGCCGTCCCCTCAGACGACGCCCGTATTCTGGCGGACCTGGCGGCGGCATCGGAGTGCCGCCGGCTGCGGGATGCGGTGCGGCAGGCGGAGCCGCAGGGGAGGGCCTTCTTTGGCGCCCTGTGGATGGAGGAGGAGAGCGACTGTGCCAGTCTGCAGGCATTCGCCGACTGGATGGCAAAATTCCGGCTCCAGCTGGCGCAGGGCGTGCTCACGCCCCGGGCGATCGGCATCCTCTACAGCGGGGTGCCGCGGGGAGAGATAGAGGGCTGCTCCCGCCTGCTGGGCCAGGCGGAGGAGCGGCTCGCCGCCGCGCTGGATGCCCTCTTCGGTACGCTGGGAACGGACGCGGAGCGCAGTCTCGGGACGCCCTGCGAGCGGGCGGCGTTCGCGGACCTCGAGTCCCGGATCCGTTCGTGGATATCCCGCCTTGACGACCTGCCGCGCTGGTCGCAGTACGTCGCATTCCGGGAGGAGGCCCTGGCCACTCCCGCCGCACCCCTCGTGGGGGCGGTCGAGGAGGATGGCATCGAGCCCGACGATCTGGTCCCGACGTTCGAAGGCAGCTACGCCGAAGGGCTGCTGAAGGCGGCATTCACCGAGAGGCCGCTCCTCGCGCAGTTCGTCGGGGAGCGGCACGAGAACCGCATCCGGCGGTTCGCGGCGTCGGATCAGGAGAGCCTCCACTGGAACCAGTGCCGCGCCATGCTCCGCCTCTACCGCAGCCGCCCCCGGATCTGCGGCGGGGCCTCGAAGGAATCCGAGGCGGGGATCCTGCTGCGGGAGTTCAACCGCAAACGGGGGCACATGCCCATCCGCCGTCTGATGAGCCGGGCCGGAGGGCTCATCCAGAAGATCAAACCCTGTTTCATGATGAGCCCGCTCTCGATCGCCCAGTTCCTGGACCCGCGATCGGTCTGCTTCGACCTCATCGTCTTCGACGAGGCCAGCCAGGTCCGTCCCGAGGATGCCCTGGGGGCGTTCCTGCGGGGGCGGCAGGTCGTCGTCATGGGGGACTCGCGCCAGCTGCCGCCGACCGCCTTCTTCGACCGCCTGGTAGAAGACGAAGAGGACGACGGGGCGGACGAGATCGCCGAGAGCATCCTCAACCTCTGCCGGCGGAGTTTTCCCCGCAAGATGCTCCGCTGGCACTACCGCAGCCGCCACGAGTCGCTCATCGCCGTCTCGAACCGGGAGTTCTACGACAACCGTCTCTACGTCTACCCGTCGGCAGTGGACCGGGCGGAGCACCTGGGGCTGCACCTCGTCCATCTGCCGCAGACCGTCTACGACCGGGGGCGGAGCTCCGCCAACCGCGGGGAAGCCCGGGCGGTAGCGGAGGCGGTGCTGGACCACTACCGCACCCGTCCGGGAAAGAGCCTCATGGTGGGCACCTTCAACGTCCGACAGCAGACCGCGATCCGCGAAGAGGTGGAGCGGCTGCTGCGGCAGAACCCGCAGGTCGAGGACGCGATGAAGGGCATCGAGCCCTTCGACGTCAAGAACCTGGAGACGATCCAGGGCGACGAGCGCGACGTGGTCTTTATCAGCGTCGGGTTCGGCTTCGACGAGCGGGGGAAGCTCTCCCTCAACTTCGGGCCCCTCAACCAGGCGGGCGGGGAGCGGCGCCTGAACGTGCTCATCACCCGGGCCCGCGAGAAGTGCGTGGTCTTCTCCAACTTCCGCGGGCGGGACCTCGCTCTGGACGAGAACGCACCCACAGGGCTGCAGGTCCTGAAGCAGTTCCTGGAGTATGCCGAGACGGGCTCGCTGGCCCCGTACGGGGATACCGGGGCGGATGGAGAGACCCCCCTGGAGACGTCCGTGTACGAGTTCCTGTTCGAGAACGGCCACACCCTGCGGAAACAGGTGGGCTGCGCCGGCTTCCGCGTGGACCTGGCGGTCGTCGATCCCGACTCCCCCGGGACCTACCTCCTCGGGATCGTGTGCGACGGCGCACGCTACCACACGTCCCGGGTGGCCCGCGACCGCGACCGCCTGCGGCAGCAGATCCTGGAGGGGCTGGGCTGGCGGATCCACCGCGTCTGGTCCCCCGACTGGTACCGCAACCGGAAGGAGTGCGAGAGGAGATTGCTGGAGGCGATCGAGGCGGCGAAGCAACAGAAAGAGCACCCGCCCGAGCGATCCCCGGAACCGGCCGCCCTGCCCCCGCCCGCCATGACGATGAGGAGCGGCATGCCGGAAACCGGAACGATGGAGGAGAGCGTCCCCCCCTATACGATCTGCGACGATCCGGGGCTGAGCCCTTCGGAAGATATCGTGTCCATTCCCGAGGGCGATCTGGTCCGGGCGGTCGGGAGGATCGCGGAGGTGGAGGGGCCGGTGCACGTGGAGACCGCGATCCAGCGCATCCGCACCGCCTGCGGCACGAAAAGGCTCGGGAAGAAGGCCCGGGATGCGGTGCTGGCGGCGATAGCGCGAGCGGAGGCGGAGGGCGCCGTGCGGCTGCGGGGAGAGTTCCTCTGGCCGCCAACCGGCCCGAATGCGCTGCTGCGGCGGCGGGACGCCGCCACGGGGATCAAACTCTACCAGATCTGCGACGAGGAGATTCGGGCGGGGATCGAACTGGTGCTGCAGCATCAGTTCGCCACGGCGGAGGAGGACCTGATCGCCCGCACGGCGAAGCTGCTCGGCATCCGCTCGGTCCGGAACGGCGTCGCGGAGCGGATGGAGGCGGTGATCGGGTCGATGGTCAAGGAGGGTGTGCTGGAGAAGGGGCAAAACGGCACGATCCAGCGTGCAGCCCCCGAACCGCCGGCGCCGCCTGCCGCGGAGAACACCCCCGATCGCCGCGATAGCGATGACGGGATCAGGCCGTGA
- a CDS encoding DUF1579 family protein, translating into MTDSSDDTERGTSAPWAPAILEPTPETRALERFHGDGTWTGTVKAGGMGAGSPEMAASGRATCAWIIDGLWLSCHFEQDQFVGGKKILTWKAHWVAGWDPRAREYRAVGVDSNGASFMFHGRIEGDALIMESMGDSPVKLRFTWDASDPHSVHWKNEMSVDHKPYQLIEEYIITPKEKESA; encoded by the coding sequence ATGACCGATAGTTCAGACGATACGGAACGCGGGACCAGTGCGCCCTGGGCCCCGGCGATACTCGAACCCACTCCCGAGACCCGGGCGCTGGAGCGGTTCCACGGGGATGGCACCTGGACGGGGACCGTGAAGGCCGGCGGGATGGGGGCGGGATCGCCGGAGATGGCAGCGAGCGGGCGTGCGACCTGCGCGTGGATCATCGACGGCCTCTGGCTCTCCTGCCATTTCGAACAGGACCAGTTCGTGGGGGGGAAGAAAATTCTGACCTGGAAGGCGCACTGGGTCGCCGGGTGGGATCCGCGCGCCCGCGAGTATCGGGCGGTGGGCGTCGACAGCAACGGCGCTTCGTTCATGTTCCATGGCAGAATCGAGGGGGATGCCCTGATCATGGAGTCGATGGGAGACTCGCCCGTGAAGCTGCGGTTCACCTGGGATGCCTCTGACCCGCACTCCGTGCACTGGAAGAACGAGATGTCGGTAGACCACAAGCCGTATCAGCTCATCGAGGAGTATATCATCACCCCGAAGGAGAAAGAGAGCGCCTGA